One Candidatus Paceibacterota bacterium DNA segment encodes these proteins:
- a CDS encoding phage holin family protein, with the protein MIIRFAARVIANALGLYVAALFIPGFSIVASAQVYLLAGAVLAVLHGTIKPIMTFISFPLIIVTFGLFSIVINALLLGIVDWKFAAIESAGAWSLIGATLVVSLVNLALARMDRTV; encoded by the coding sequence ATGATCATTCGCTTTGCGGCGCGAGTTATAGCAAATGCGCTTGGCCTCTATGTGGCAGCCCTCTTTATTCCGGGCTTTTCTATAGTAGCAAGCGCGCAGGTTTACCTCCTCGCAGGCGCAGTACTTGCCGTGTTACACGGAACTATCAAGCCGATCATGACGTTCATTTCATTCCCGCTCATCATTGTCACATTTGGGCTCTTCAGCATCGTCATCAACGCCCTTTTGCTTGGTATTGTTGACTGGAAATTTGCCGCTATCGAAAGCGCAGGAGCCTGGTCGCTCATCGGCGCGACCCTCGTGGTCTCGCTCGTTAATCTGGCACTTGCCCGCATGGATCGAACCGTCTAA
- a CDS encoding nucleotidyltransferase family protein: protein MLAIILAAGRGTRLAPLTDTIPKPLITVRGTTLLDHLLRALPPAVNQIGIVVKYRHEQIREHVMREHPHAPIRFIMQEDALPGTAGALWSAQSLCATSTQPFLVLQSDDMFASHDILTLSQHTRAIGVWESPRPVPPFLNIAQDAHSLLTAFGPTPQEGTHCIATGAYMLEPSIFSEEPYHLPSGELSLPRTLLVWSAHNPVHVVAMPSWRSVNTPEDLRAVEKIADTKL, encoded by the coding sequence ATGCTCGCCATCATACTCGCCGCTGGACGCGGCACACGCCTTGCGCCGCTCACCGACACCATACCAAAGCCACTCATTACAGTTCGTGGCACAACGCTCTTGGATCATCTGCTGCGCGCACTCCCACCTGCCGTTAACCAGATTGGTATTGTAGTAAAATATCGCCACGAGCAAATCAGAGAGCACGTCATGCGGGAGCACCCCCACGCACCAATCCGTTTTATCATGCAAGAAGATGCACTCCCCGGAACGGCTGGGGCGCTCTGGAGTGCGCAATCGCTATGCGCAACGTCTACGCAACCATTCCTTGTCCTCCAGTCTGACGACATGTTTGCATCACATGATATACTCACCCTCTCCCAACACACTCGAGCTATAGGTGTATGGGAATCGCCACGCCCAGTGCCACCGTTCCTCAATATCGCACAGGACGCACACAGCCTCCTTACCGCGTTTGGCCCGACACCACAGGAGGGCACGCACTGCATTGCAACGGGAGCATATATGTTAGAGCCAAGTATTTTTTCAGAAGAACCGTACCATCTTCCCTCTGGTGAGTTGAGTCTCCCGCGCACCCTCTTGGTATGGAGCGCGCATAACCCCGTGCACGTGGTGGCTATGCCATCATGGCGCAGTGTAAACACTCCAGAAGATCTGCGAGCCGTGGAGAAAATAGCGGACACCAAATTATAA
- the ychF gene encoding redox-regulated ATPase YchF, with translation MLSLGIVGLPNVGKSTLFQAVTNKHVDIQNYPFTTIEPNVGVVEVPDPRVDALTQLSHSARSIYATVQFTDIAGLVKGASQGEGLGNKFLANIREVDAIVHVVRAFHDDNVLHVHSRIDPIDDIAIINTELVMADAETLAKRLEKTQKEGRADKKAAAQLPLLEHLIALNNAGTVLSGADLSDDEKALARELNLLSAKPFLYVLNVSEQQLTEGWQPSSDLRESLHGAPFVVMCNAMELALSTMSAEDKKELLASVGKEQSGLDELITLGYRRLGLLTFLTTGETESRAWTAHEGDPIPVASRAIHTDFERLFIRAEVIPAQQLLEVGGYGPARAKGLVKTVGRDYIIQDGDVVEILIGK, from the coding sequence ATGCTTTCACTCGGAATTGTAGGGCTTCCTAATGTCGGTAAATCAACGCTGTTTCAGGCGGTGACGAATAAGCACGTCGATATTCAAAACTACCCATTTACCACTATTGAACCAAACGTAGGGGTTGTGGAAGTCCCCGATCCTCGCGTTGATGCGCTCACCCAGCTCTCCCACTCCGCACGCTCTATCTATGCCACGGTGCAGTTCACCGACATCGCCGGCCTCGTGAAGGGCGCAAGCCAAGGCGAAGGGTTGGGAAATAAATTTCTTGCGAATATTCGTGAAGTAGATGCCATTGTGCACGTTGTGCGCGCGTTCCATGATGACAACGTACTGCATGTGCACAGCCGCATTGACCCGATCGATGACATTGCGATCATCAATACAGAGCTTGTTATGGCAGATGCGGAGACGCTCGCTAAGCGTCTTGAAAAAACACAAAAGGAAGGGCGGGCGGATAAAAAAGCCGCCGCACAGCTTCCTTTACTGGAACACCTCATCGCTCTCAATAATGCGGGGACCGTGCTTTCTGGCGCAGATCTTTCTGATGACGAAAAGGCGCTGGCACGCGAATTGAACCTCCTTTCCGCAAAACCCTTTTTATATGTATTGAATGTGTCCGAACAACAGCTCACTGAAGGCTGGCAACCCAGTAGCGATCTACGTGAATCGCTTCACGGCGCACCATTCGTGGTGATGTGCAACGCTATGGAGCTCGCGCTCTCTACGATGTCTGCAGAGGATAAAAAAGAGCTCCTCGCCTCTGTGGGCAAAGAGCAGAGCGGCCTTGATGAACTGATCACCCTGGGCTATCGCCGCCTTGGGCTCCTCACCTTTCTCACAACGGGAGAAACGGAAAGCCGCGCGTGGACCGCACATGAAGGTGACCCTATCCCCGTTGCATCGCGCGCCATTCACACCGACTTTGAACGCCTTTTTATTCGCGCTGAAGTCATCCCTGCGCAACAACTCCTTGAGGTTGGTGGTTATGGCCCTGCGCGCGCTAAAGGTCTCGTAAAAACAGTAGGGCGAGATTACATCATTCAGGATGGAGACGTGGTAGAGATTTTGATCGGAAAATAA
- the groL gene encoding chaperonin GroEL (60 kDa chaperone family; promotes refolding of misfolded polypeptides especially under stressful conditions; forms two stacked rings of heptamers to form a barrel-shaped 14mer; ends can be capped by GroES; misfolded proteins enter the barrel where they are refolded when GroES binds) codes for MAKQLEFGEKARRSLKRGVDALAEAVKVTLGPKGRNVVLDRSFGSPVITNDGVTIAKEISLPNKYEDIGAKIVKEVASKTNDVAGDGTTTATILAQAMITEGLKNIAAGANPLAIRRGIETATSAVVTYFKDKLAKKVTSQEEIAQVATISAKDPDIGEKIAEIVQKLGKGAVITVEQSQTFGLTADVVEGMQFDRGYIAPYMITNPERMEATYTDALVLITDRKISAIQDLLPLLEKITHAGKRELVIIAEDVDGDALTTLVVNKLRGTFHTLAVKAPGFGDRKKEILEDIAILTGGQVISEERGLKLEQADLGMLGKAARIVATKENTTIVGGKGKKSAVQERIAQIEAQLEQSKSSFDKEKLQERISKLSGGVAVLRVGAATEVEQKEKQHRTEDAVQATKAAMEEGIVPGGGVALVRAIKVLDGLKASDDERTGIEIVKRALEEPLKQIARNAGAKGEVVLERVMSGKDSFGYNAESDAYGDMFEWGIIDPAKVTRSALQNAASAAAMFLTTEAVITDIPEKADAKTPAMPNMDEMEY; via the coding sequence ATGGCAAAACAACTTGAATTTGGAGAAAAGGCACGACGTTCCCTCAAGCGCGGCGTTGATGCGCTCGCGGAGGCGGTGAAGGTGACGCTTGGCCCTAAGGGGCGCAATGTTGTACTCGATCGTTCGTTTGGCTCACCAGTGATCACCAACGATGGCGTTACGATTGCAAAAGAAATTTCGCTGCCAAATAAATACGAAGATATTGGCGCGAAGATTGTAAAAGAAGTTGCTTCGAAAACAAATGATGTCGCTGGTGACGGCACAACTACGGCGACCATTTTAGCGCAGGCGATGATTACCGAGGGGCTCAAGAATATCGCTGCGGGCGCGAATCCGCTGGCGATTCGTCGCGGCATTGAAACCGCAACGAGCGCGGTGGTTACGTATTTTAAAGATAAGCTCGCGAAGAAGGTAACGTCGCAAGAGGAGATTGCGCAGGTAGCCACCATTTCCGCAAAAGATCCAGATATTGGTGAGAAAATCGCGGAAATTGTACAGAAGCTCGGTAAGGGTGCGGTGATTACCGTGGAGCAATCACAAACGTTTGGCCTGACTGCGGACGTGGTTGAGGGTATGCAATTTGATCGCGGCTACATTGCACCCTACATGATTACCAACCCAGAGCGCATGGAAGCAACCTACACCGATGCTCTGGTGCTTATTACTGATCGCAAGATCTCTGCGATCCAAGACCTCTTGCCGCTTTTGGAAAAAATTACCCATGCAGGCAAGCGAGAGCTCGTGATTATCGCCGAAGATGTAGATGGTGATGCGCTCACTACATTAGTGGTGAACAAGCTACGCGGCACATTCCACACGCTCGCCGTTAAGGCTCCCGGTTTTGGAGATCGCAAGAAAGAGATTTTGGAAGATATCGCCATTTTGACCGGCGGACAGGTTATCTCTGAAGAGCGTGGCTTGAAGCTTGAACAGGCAGATCTTGGTATGTTGGGGAAGGCTGCTCGCATTGTGGCCACAAAAGAGAACACCACCATCGTGGGTGGCAAGGGTAAGAAGAGCGCCGTGCAAGAGCGTATCGCGCAAATTGAAGCGCAGCTGGAGCAATCAAAGTCCTCGTTCGATAAAGAGAAGCTACAGGAGCGCATAAGCAAGCTCTCGGGCGGTGTCGCAGTACTTCGCGTGGGTGCTGCAACGGAAGTCGAACAGAAAGAGAAACAGCATCGCACGGAAGATGCTGTGCAGGCTACAAAAGCTGCTATGGAAGAGGGTATTGTTCCGGGTGGCGGCGTCGCACTGGTGCGTGCTATCAAGGTACTTGATGGCCTCAAAGCTTCCGATGATGAGCGCACTGGAATTGAAATCGTGAAGCGCGCGCTGGAAGAGCCGCTCAAGCAGATTGCCCGCAATGCAGGTGCAAAGGGAGAAGTTGTGCTCGAGCGTGTCATGAGCGGCAAAGATAGTTTTGGCTACAATGCCGAGTCTGATGCGTATGGAGATATGTTCGAGTGGGGCATCATTGATCCCGCGAAGGTGACGCGCTCTGCGCTTCAGAATGCTGCATCTGCGGCGGCGATGTTCCTCACTACCGAGGCAGTCATTACCGACATTCCTGAAAAAGCTGATGCGAAGACTCCTGCCATGCCAAACATGGATGAAATGGAGTACTAA
- a CDS encoding ElyC/SanA/YdcF family protein, which translates to MKVLVVAGYGVTPVRNYAMETERYLLRAAELLREAYEGGDPFSNLILCGGMTQQKTSPHVTEAYAMHERLRTLTMWTDGKLVPSFWDAVLVSHEERSFTSLENVRNASERIYQLWEQFDEELHITVLCEGMRLLKWQILCRHFMPKTTTPIQYEIVNWELMSPHKELMATIWDACSVSIPIIGPAMAWWWGWRRRRRAKHI; encoded by the coding sequence GTGAAGGTTCTCGTCGTTGCCGGGTACGGGGTGACGCCCGTACGAAACTACGCCATGGAGACAGAGCGCTATCTGCTCCGTGCCGCAGAGTTGCTCAGGGAGGCATACGAGGGCGGCGATCCGTTCTCCAATCTCATCCTGTGCGGCGGCATGACCCAGCAGAAGACATCGCCACATGTCACAGAGGCGTACGCGATGCACGAACGTCTTCGCACGTTGACCATGTGGACTGATGGGAAGCTCGTACCCTCCTTCTGGGACGCTGTGCTGGTCTCGCACGAAGAGCGTTCATTCACTTCGCTGGAGAACGTACGAAACGCGAGTGAGCGCATTTATCAGCTGTGGGAGCAATTCGATGAGGAGCTCCACATCACCGTGCTGTGCGAAGGCATGCGCCTCCTGAAGTGGCAGATCTTGTGTCGCCACTTCATGCCGAAGACGACCACGCCCATCCAGTACGAGATCGTCAACTGGGAGCTGATGTCACCCCACAAGGAGTTGATGGCGACCATCTGGGACGCGTGTTCGGTCTCGATTCCCATTATCGGGCCAGCGATGGCGTGGTGGTGGGGATGGCGTCGCCGTCGGCGCGCCAAGCACATCTAG
- the trpS gene encoding tryptophan--tRNA ligase produces MQRVFSGMRPSGKLHLGNYVGALKQWVALQRDAEQAVYAVVDLHGITTPYEPADMPERVRDAAINYIAAGVDPSRALIIRQSRVPQHAELMWLLSSITPISWLDRLPNYREKGEQIEASLSPRAGSYGNNLAILSYPVLMAADILLYNTTLVPVGEDQLVHIDVTNEIARKFNHLFPGRAGGETFTTVKAHMAEEQGARIMSLQDPTKKMSKTGDDGIALTDAPDTIRAKIKRAVTDSGTGITYQPTERPAIANLLTIFSVVSGTPIPELEARYASSGYADFKHDLAEAIITALAPFQQKHAELTADPAQVTAILEASEEKARVIAEETMRKVRTAMGL; encoded by the coding sequence ATGCAACGAGTTTTTTCTGGCATGCGCCCCAGTGGCAAGCTCCATCTTGGCAACTATGTGGGCGCACTCAAACAGTGGGTTGCCCTTCAGCGCGACGCAGAACAAGCAGTGTACGCCGTCGTAGACCTTCACGGCATCACTACGCCCTACGAACCAGCCGACATGCCAGAGCGCGTGCGCGATGCGGCCATTAACTACATTGCCGCGGGCGTAGATCCTTCGCGTGCGCTTATCATCCGCCAGTCTCGCGTTCCCCAGCATGCCGAGCTCATGTGGCTCTTATCTTCCATTACGCCCATCAGTTGGCTAGACCGCCTCCCCAACTACCGAGAGAAGGGTGAGCAGATCGAAGCATCACTTTCTCCTCGCGCAGGAAGCTATGGCAACAACCTCGCCATTCTTTCCTATCCCGTACTCATGGCGGCAGACATTCTGCTTTACAACACAACCCTCGTTCCAGTGGGCGAAGATCAGCTCGTGCACATTGATGTCACCAATGAAATAGCACGTAAGTTCAACCATTTATTCCCTGGCCGGGCAGGTGGCGAAACATTTACCACCGTAAAAGCGCACATGGCAGAAGAGCAGGGCGCTCGCATCATGTCTCTGCAAGATCCTACGAAAAAGATGTCAAAGACGGGCGACGATGGCATTGCCCTCACTGACGCACCAGACACCATTCGCGCAAAGATAAAGCGTGCCGTCACTGATTCAGGCACCGGCATTACCTACCAACCCACCGAACGGCCAGCCATCGCTAACTTACTCACTATTTTCAGTGTTGTGAGCGGCACACCGATCCCAGAGCTCGAAGCTCGCTATGCGTCCAGTGGCTACGCGGATTTCAAACACGATCTCGCAGAGGCGATCATCACGGCACTTGCGCCATTTCAGCAAAAGCACGCCGAACTCACCGCAGATCCCGCACAGGTAACGGCTATATTGGAAGCATCCGAAGAAAAAGCCCGAGTCATTGCAGAAGAAACGATGCGTAAAGTGCGCACCGCCATGGGGCTTTGA
- a CDS encoding NUDIX hydrolase, with amino-acid sequence MRDKRDITQVGVFAHIVNRTPGKEPKILLVQHNYEVPGYPSRQWSLPGGAPMIGERLWDALARELREETGYWLTAPSMWCPHAFTLAKSPGIVLMWEFPRQQFSETSPVHAQLPTDEISDVRWFTAPELEGVWEHVYRAQRTLIWEPYIRPQRPYPQSVFPAEPPAAPPYEL; translated from the coding sequence GTGAGAGATAAACGAGACATTACGCAGGTGGGCGTCTTCGCCCACATCGTCAACCGCACACCAGGGAAGGAGCCGAAAATCCTCCTCGTTCAGCACAACTACGAGGTGCCGGGATACCCTTCTCGACAGTGGTCACTCCCTGGCGGAGCGCCCATGATCGGAGAGCGGCTCTGGGATGCACTGGCACGCGAATTGAGGGAGGAGACTGGATACTGGTTGACCGCCCCCTCCATGTGGTGCCCACACGCCTTCACGCTCGCCAAATCGCCGGGGATCGTCCTCATGTGGGAGTTCCCCCGTCAACAGTTCTCCGAAACATCTCCGGTGCATGCCCAGCTTCCCACGGACGAGATCAGCGATGTGCGCTGGTTCACGGCACCGGAACTCGAAGGCGTGTGGGAACACGTCTATCGCGCGCAGAGAACGCTCATCTGGGAGCCCTACATCCGGCCGCAAAGGCCGTACCCGCAGAGCGTTTTCCCCGCCGAGCCGCCTGCCGCACCGCCGTACGAGCTCTAG
- a CDS encoding ribonuclease J — protein MTDSDTRAPSSDAPASGDVPQQQRRGGFGRRRFHRPRSGGGFQHRPQQRTDAPSAPTSGETTSAQPAETSYDKPRRAASRSRARYGARRPKLASERRLPPTQIHAGKVGAPEGTDPNADNTLKVYALGGLGEVGKNMYCMEYKDEIIVIDAGIMFPQENMPGIDFIIPNTAYLETKKENIRALILTHGHMDHIGAVPYLQEKLGNPEIYTAQLTEKILMKRHLEFPHLAPLNINVMKNGDVEKVGEYFTVEFFNMNHNIPDDLGLFITTPVGNVIHTADFKFDPAPLNGEPADYDKLQRFGDKGVLMMMCDSTDAEEEGHSVSESTIYENMDIIFREAKGMILVGTFSSMINRIQQLITLSEHYGRKVAFDGYSLKSNVDIAKEMGYIKIGKGTQISMEQIDDYPRELITVIATGAQGQESASLMRIVNQEHRFIQLKPHDSVVFSSSVIPGNERAIQYLKDMLYRAGVKVYHNQMMDIHAGGHAKQEDLKKIIQLVRPKFLMPHHGQYSMMVTLGELGKSLGIPDGNVIIADNGQIVHYAPDQWWFDKKTHPAHYVMVDGLGIGDIGNVVLRDRQVLAEDGMFVIITLIDARTGQINRSPDIISRGFVYLKEQRELLSQVRKKVRTIIESERQRPMNLQYLKDNIRDDVGRFLFQKTERRPMVLPVIIEV, from the coding sequence GTGACCGATTCAGATACACGCGCACCTTCTTCCGATGCACCAGCATCAGGAGACGTGCCTCAACAGCAACGACGCGGCGGATTTGGCCGACGGCGTTTCCATCGCCCCCGCTCTGGTGGCGGCTTTCAGCATCGCCCACAACAACGAACGGATGCGCCAAGCGCGCCGACATCAGGCGAAACTACCAGCGCCCAACCTGCAGAAACTTCATATGACAAACCGCGCCGCGCCGCGAGTCGCAGCCGCGCACGCTACGGTGCACGTCGTCCAAAGCTCGCCAGCGAGCGACGCCTTCCACCCACCCAGATTCATGCGGGCAAGGTTGGCGCACCCGAAGGCACAGATCCAAACGCCGACAATACGTTGAAAGTATACGCGCTCGGAGGCTTGGGCGAGGTTGGGAAAAACATGTACTGCATGGAATACAAGGATGAGATCATCGTCATCGATGCAGGCATCATGTTCCCGCAAGAAAACATGCCGGGCATCGACTTCATCATCCCTAACACGGCGTATTTGGAAACGAAAAAGGAAAATATCCGCGCGCTTATTCTTACGCACGGACACATGGATCACATTGGTGCAGTGCCCTATCTCCAAGAAAAGCTCGGAAACCCAGAAATTTATACTGCACAGCTGACGGAAAAAATCCTTATGAAGCGGCACCTTGAGTTCCCACACCTCGCGCCGCTGAACATCAACGTCATGAAGAACGGCGACGTTGAAAAAGTTGGGGAATATTTCACAGTTGAATTCTTCAACATGAACCACAACATTCCCGACGACTTGGGATTGTTCATCACGACGCCAGTAGGAAATGTCATCCACACTGCAGACTTCAAATTCGATCCAGCGCCATTGAACGGCGAGCCTGCAGACTATGACAAGCTCCAGCGCTTCGGCGACAAGGGCGTCCTCATGATGATGTGCGACTCAACAGATGCAGAAGAAGAGGGGCACTCCGTCTCGGAAAGCACCATCTATGAGAACATGGACATTATCTTCAGGGAGGCAAAGGGTATGATCCTTGTAGGAACGTTCTCCTCGATGATCAATCGCATCCAGCAGCTCATCACCCTCTCTGAACACTATGGCCGCAAAGTAGCATTCGACGGCTACAGCTTGAAATCCAACGTCGATATTGCGAAAGAAATGGGCTATATCAAGATCGGAAAGGGCACGCAAATCTCGATGGAACAAATTGATGACTACCCTCGCGAGCTCATCACGGTGATCGCCACTGGCGCACAAGGTCAAGAATCTGCATCGCTCATGCGCATCGTGAACCAAGAGCACCGCTTCATTCAACTGAAGCCTCATGATAGCGTGGTGTTCTCCTCGTCGGTCATTCCGGGTAACGAGCGCGCCATTCAGTACCTCAAAGACATGCTCTACCGCGCTGGCGTAAAGGTGTACCACAACCAGATGATGGACATCCATGCAGGTGGTCACGCAAAACAAGAAGATCTCAAAAAGATCATCCAGCTCGTGCGACCAAAGTTCCTCATGCCACACCATGGTCAATACTCCATGATGGTCACCCTCGGTGAATTAGGTAAGTCGCTCGGCATCCCCGACGGCAACGTCATTATCGCGGATAATGGACAAATTGTGCACTACGCCCCAGATCAGTGGTGGTTTGATAAAAAGACTCACCCCGCACACTACGTCATGGTAGACGGCTTGGGTATCGGCGACATCGGCAATGTTGTGTTGCGCGACCGCCAAGTGCTCGCAGAAGATGGCATGTTTGTCATCATCACGCTCATTGATGCTCGCACCGGACAAATCAACCGTAGCCCAGATATTATCTCCCGCGGCTTCGTGTACCTCAAAGAACAACGTGAACTTCTCTCGCAAGTACGTAAAAAGGTGCGCACCATCATCGAATCCGAGCGTCAGCGCCCCATGAACTTGCAGTACCTGAAAGATAATATTCGTGACGATGTGGGACGATTCTTGTTCCAAAAAACAGAACGGCGGCCCATGGTCTTGCCAGTCATTATCGAAGTATAA
- a CDS encoding ABC transporter substrate-binding protein translates to MPHNEHQLDDFFSASPAPGAPAEREEDPVTARLFWRQRMRLLPKVLSFRERYGIAALALIAIASIALIPVALWRSATIVTPDTGGSFTEGVLGDPRFINPVLSYANEVDRDLETLLFAGLLSYDAQGNLVPDLAKTFPEISSDGLSYTVYLKEDTLWHDGKPVTADDVIFTIETIQNPDFGSPLRIAWQGVTVEKVNEFAVMFKLKTAYAQFPNTLTVGILPKHIWQDIRPASFALHDLNTRPVGAGPYRFEKLEKDSVGRITSYTVRAFEDFHAGRPFIDRITLKFFQSEDALIDAFKRRHIDSIAGISPKAQKEIGTPRRIAYTDANIPRYFAVFFNQSRNALIADRNVRLALSHATDRDALIRDVLHGKGSPVDRPFVESVLSIADDVASPTFDPEKAKAVLVADGWAQGNDGIFTKRGTRLALTLTTSTQPELSEVAQRIATQWRNAGIELTVSSLSFVQLQQAIKDRAYDMLLFGVVMSLDPDPFPVWHSSQKREPGANIALYDNQTADAILERARTTLNPLERASLYHDFQQIVVQDLPAIFLYNAKYTYAMDSRILGASLNVIGTPAERFAGIREWYIHTTRSLK, encoded by the coding sequence ATGCCACATAACGAACACCAGCTCGACGATTTCTTTTCTGCGTCGCCTGCTCCTGGGGCTCCCGCGGAACGCGAGGAGGATCCGGTAACGGCTCGTTTATTCTGGCGACAAAGAATGCGCCTCCTCCCCAAGGTGCTCTCCTTTCGTGAGCGCTATGGCATCGCCGCTCTGGCACTCATAGCGATCGCGAGCATTGCCCTCATTCCCGTCGCGCTGTGGCGCTCTGCAACCATCGTTACCCCAGACACGGGCGGCTCCTTTACTGAAGGAGTGCTTGGGGACCCGCGATTCATCAACCCCGTGCTCTCATATGCGAATGAGGTAGATCGCGATTTAGAAACGCTCTTGTTCGCTGGGCTACTGTCCTACGACGCCCAAGGCAACCTCGTCCCTGACCTCGCAAAAACATTCCCGGAAATTTCCAGCGATGGCTTGAGTTATACCGTGTACTTGAAAGAAGATACTCTCTGGCATGACGGCAAGCCCGTTACCGCAGATGACGTCATTTTTACCATTGAAACCATCCAAAATCCTGATTTTGGAAGCCCGCTCCGCATCGCATGGCAAGGCGTCACCGTAGAGAAGGTGAATGAATTTGCGGTGATGTTTAAACTTAAGACTGCATACGCGCAGTTCCCTAATACGCTGACCGTTGGTATTTTGCCAAAGCACATATGGCAGGATATACGCCCCGCTTCATTTGCATTACACGATCTCAATACGCGTCCCGTTGGCGCTGGGCCGTATCGCTTTGAGAAGCTTGAAAAAGATAGCGTGGGACGCATCACTTCGTATACCGTTCGCGCCTTTGAAGATTTTCATGCAGGCCGTCCTTTTATAGATCGTATCACGCTGAAATTTTTCCAAAGTGAGGATGCGCTCATCGATGCCTTCAAGCGACGCCACATCGATAGCATCGCGGGCATTTCTCCAAAAGCTCAAAAAGAGATTGGCACACCTCGCCGTATAGCATATACGGATGCCAACATCCCTCGCTACTTCGCCGTATTCTTCAACCAGAGCCGCAACGCGCTCATCGCGGACAGAAATGTGCGACTTGCTCTCTCGCACGCAACCGATCGCGATGCGCTCATCCGTGACGTGCTCCATGGCAAGGGATCTCCTGTAGATCGACCGTTCGTAGAAAGCGTGCTCTCAATCGCCGATGACGTCGCCAGCCCAACATTTGATCCTGAAAAGGCAAAGGCAGTGCTGGTTGCTGACGGCTGGGCTCAAGGCAACGACGGTATATTTACCAAGCGCGGCACACGCCTTGCGCTCACTCTTACCACAAGCACACAACCAGAGCTTTCTGAGGTAGCACAGCGCATCGCAACACAGTGGCGCAACGCTGGTATTGAGCTCACGGTCTCTTCGTTATCGTTTGTGCAGCTCCAGCAGGCTATAAAGGATCGAGCGTATGACATGCTCCTGTTTGGCGTAGTGATGAGCCTCGATCCAGATCCATTCCCCGTGTGGCACTCTTCACAGAAGCGCGAACCGGGAGCAAATATTGCTCTGTATGACAACCAGACTGCGGACGCCATTTTGGAGCGAGCCCGCACCACGCTTAATCCTCTTGAGCGCGCGAGCCTCTATCACGATTTCCAACAAATTGTAGTGCAGGATTTGCCGGCTATCTTCCTATACAATGCGAAGTATACCTATGCCATGGATAGTCGCATTTTAGGAGCCTCACTGAACGTTATCGGCACCCCAGCTGAACGATTCGCTGGCATTCGTGAGTGGTATATTCACACAACGCGCAGCTTGAAATAG
- a CDS encoding co-chaperone GroES: MLKPLSDHVVIEPLKEEIKKGGIILPDTLKKERPERGKVVAVGPGKMTESGTRLPMDVKKGDIVIFTKYGPNEMKVDEKEYLIARADDILAIVESK, translated from the coding sequence ATGCTAAAACCATTATCTGATCATGTTGTGATTGAGCCGCTTAAAGAAGAAATAAAGAAGGGCGGCATCATTCTGCCGGACACACTGAAAAAGGAGCGCCCCGAGCGCGGCAAGGTGGTTGCCGTGGGGCCGGGCAAGATGACTGAATCAGGGACGCGTCTTCCCATGGATGTAAAGAAAGGTGATATCGTGATTTTCACGAAATATGGTCCCAACGAAATGAAGGTCGACGAAAAAGAGTATCTTATCGCTCGCGCAGACGACATTCTCGCGATCGTGGAGAGTAAGTAA
- the secG gene encoding preprotein translocase subunit SecG codes for METILSYAHIAVSVLLVVGILMQQRGGGLSSVMGAGAMEYATKRGAERSIYIATIVLAVLFVGISVARIALS; via the coding sequence ATGGAAACCATTCTCTCTTACGCACACATCGCAGTTTCTGTACTCCTCGTCGTAGGCATTCTTATGCAACAGCGTGGAGGCGGACTCTCATCAGTTATGGGAGCGGGGGCTATGGAATATGCCACCAAGCGCGGTGCGGAACGTTCAATCTACATCGCCACCATCGTACTTGCAGTACTCTTTGTAGGTATTTCGGTTGCACGCATCGCGCTCAGCTAA